A part of Gadus morhua chromosome 17, gadMor3.0, whole genome shotgun sequence genomic DNA contains:
- the lrch4 gene encoding leucine-rich repeat and calponin homology domain-containing protein 4 isoform X1 — protein MAAGDGAQLPATIAASRSVEKALEEASASGALNLSNRKLKEFPRTARNYDLSDVTHADLSKNCLCELPEELCHFISLETLSLYHNGMRSLSSGLGNLQALTYLNLSRNLLSTLPPAVFQLPLLRVLIVSNNKLSSLPASIHTLTHLRQLDASCNDLQALPAELGQLDSLRDLSLRRNQLTSLPEEISELPLVRLDLSCNRISHVPVCYRHLRHLQSFLLDSNPLQLPPAQVCSKGKYHIFKYLNMEACRRNQEELERHMRPTGFTSCLSDHELFSGQFGGLDSGFNSVDSGSKRWSGNESADDFSERSLRVAEVSRDQKNLAEEEEEEEEAEAPSRPGAPAGRLLAPLPPVNGEAEQVDFIDSSMTAEEEEDEDNLPTPTLMSVSLMEKKEALSASQTQDSAASCRSNLRVELGPASSGPSSPSSPTLEEKRRPNTLLIWQERERQQRERERSRDGILLKSSAKTGNHVASTLQTGNGTGGVQENSHPPGLRQRCASAEQMSAIHPATPIQRSASRTDMPSSPKTSPPGGLTPKPNSFLFRATSRGNVKPNGSFQNLGDSGRSDSRTTLRGPREERLDVSKLRKTLESRLKVTLPEDLGEALSNGTVLCQLANQIRPRSVAIIHVPSPAVPKLSSAKCRLNVENFITACRKLGVPETEVCVCSDVFLCKLPAVLHSVTAMLAAAARQEGGGLEEEEGEGERPEPADGAAALPSSSPSGCSSPPPSLLSPGFLLFYCLLMVALYALYRLLV, from the exons ACTTGTCCAAGAACTGCCTGTGCGAGCTGCCCGAGGAGCTGTGCCACTTCATCTCCCTGGAGACGCTCAGCCTCTACCACAATGGCATGCGCTCGCTCTCCTCCGGCCTGGGGAACCTCCAGGCCCTCACCTACCTCAACCTCAg tCGCAACCTCTTGTCCACCTTGCCCCCGGCGGTGTTCCAGCTCCCCCTGCTACGCGTGCTCATCGTCAGCAACAACAAGCTGTCGTCCCTGCCCGCCTCCATACACACCCTCACGCACCTGCGACAACTG GACGCCAGCTGCAACGACCTGCAGGCCCTACCTGCAGAGCTTGGCCAGTTGGACAGCCTGAGAGACCTGAGCCTGAGGAGGAACCAGCTCACCTCTCTGCCTGAAG AGATCTCCGAGCTGCCGCTGGTGCGCCTGGACCTGTCGTGCAACCGCATCTCCCACGTGCCCGTGTGCTACCGCCACCTGCGCCACCTGCAGAGCTTCCTGCTGGACAGCAACCCGCTGCAGCTGCCGCCCGCCCAAGTCTGCTCCAAGGGCAAGTACCACATCTTCAAGTACCTCAACATGGAGGCCTGCcggaggaaccaggaggagctggagcgccACATGAGGCCCACCGGATTCACCAGCTG cctcTCGGATCACGAGCTGTTCTCGGGTCAGTTCGGAGGCCTGGATTCCGGCTTCAACAGTGTGGACAGCGGCAGTAAAAGATGGTCCGGGAACGAG TCGGCGGACGACTTCTCCGAGCGGTCCCTCCGGGTGGCCGAGGTCAGCCGGGACCAGAAGAACCtcgctgaggaagaggaggaggaggaagaggcggaggcgCCGTCACGACCGGGGGCCCCGGCGGGTCGActcctcgcccccctccccccggtgaACGGCGAGGCAGAGCAGGTGGACTTCATCGACAGCAGCATGacggcggaggaagaggaggacgaggacaacCTCCCCACCCCTACTCTcatgtccgtatctctg ATGGAAAAGAAGGAGGCGCTGTCTGCATCCCAAACCCAGGACTCTGCTGCATCATGCAG GTCCAATCTCCGGGTGGAGTTGGGCCCCGCCTCCTCAggcccctcctccccgtccagccccaccctggaggagaagaggaggcccAACACGCTGCTCATCTGGCAGGAGAGGGAGCGCCAGCAGAGGGAGCGGGAGCGGTCCCGGGACGGCAT CTTGCTGAAGTCCTCGGCCAAAACAGGAAATCATGTGGCTTCAACACTTCAGACAGGAAACGGCACAGG TGGTGTGCAAGAGAACAGCCATCCGCCAGGCCTAAGACAACGGTGTGCA AGTGCTGAACAGATGTCTGCCATACACCCCGCCACTCCCATTCAGCGCTCTGCCAGTAGaacag ACATGCCGTCCTCCCCCAAAACCTCCCCCCCGGGTGGGCTCACCCCGAAGCCCAACAGCTTCCTCTTCCGCGCCACCTCCCGCGGGAACGTCAAGCCCAACG GTTCCTTCCAGAACCTGGGGGATTCCGGCCGGAGCGACTCCCGCACCACCCTGCGAGGGCCGAGGGAAGAGAGGCTCGACGTCTCCAAGCTACGCAAG aCTCTGGAGTCCCGTCTCAAGGTCACCCTCCCTGAGGACCTGGGAGAGGCCTTGTCCAACGGCACCGTCCTCTGCCAGCTGGCCAATCAGATCCGCCCGCGCTCCGTGGCCATCATCCACGTCCCGTCCCCCGCTGTG CCGAAGCTGAGCTCAGCCAAATGCAGACTCAACGTGGAGAACTTCATCACCGCCTGCCGCAAGCTGGGCGTCCCTGAG acggaggtgtgtgtgtgctccgacGTGTTTCTGTGCAAGCTGCCCGCCGTGCTGCACAGCGTGACCGCCATgttggccgccgccgcccggcaggagggggggggtctggaggaggaagagggagagggcgagagaccgGAGCCAGCGGACGGCGCCgccgccctcccctcctcctcgccctccggCTGCTCCTCGCCGCCGCCCTCGCTGCTCTCCCCAGGCTTCCTGCTCTTCTACTGTCTGCTCATGGTCGCGCTCTACGCCCTCTACCGCCTCCTGGTGTAG
- the lrch4 gene encoding leucine-rich repeat and calponin homology domain-containing protein 4 isoform X2 produces MAAGDGAQLPATIAASRSVEKALEEASASGALNLSNRKLKEFPRTARNYDLSDVTHADLSKNCLCELPEELCHFISLETLSLYHNGMRSLSSGLGNLQALTYLNLSRNLLSTLPPAVFQLPLLRVLIVSNNKLSSLPASIHTLTHLRQLDASCNDLQALPAELGQLDSLRDLSLRRNQLTSLPEEISELPLVRLDLSCNRISHVPVCYRHLRHLQSFLLDSNPLQLPPAQVCSKGKYHIFKYLNMEACRRNQEELERHMRPTGFTSCLSDHELFSGQFGGLDSGFNSVDSGSKRWSGNESADDFSERSLRVAEVSRDQKNLAEEEEEEEEAEAPSRPGAPAGRLLAPLPPVNGEAEQVDFIDSSMTAEEEEDEDNLPTPTLMSVSLMEKKEALSASQTQDSAASCRSNLRVELGPASSGPSSPSSPTLEEKRRPNTLLIWQERERQQRERERSRDGILLKSSAKTGNHVASTLQTGNGTGGVQENSHPPGLRQRCASAEQMSAIHPATPIQRSASRTDMPSSPKTSPPGGLTPKPNSFLFRATSRGNVKPNGSFQNLGDSGRSDSRTTLRGPREERLDVSKLRKTLESRLKVTLPEDLGEALSNGTVLCQLANQIRPRSVAIIHVPSPAVPKLSSAKCRLNVENFITACRKLGVPEESICAAQLITEDEGLARLAHTVQVLVDLAPTAASHRRASRPEPLGADS; encoded by the exons ACTTGTCCAAGAACTGCCTGTGCGAGCTGCCCGAGGAGCTGTGCCACTTCATCTCCCTGGAGACGCTCAGCCTCTACCACAATGGCATGCGCTCGCTCTCCTCCGGCCTGGGGAACCTCCAGGCCCTCACCTACCTCAACCTCAg tCGCAACCTCTTGTCCACCTTGCCCCCGGCGGTGTTCCAGCTCCCCCTGCTACGCGTGCTCATCGTCAGCAACAACAAGCTGTCGTCCCTGCCCGCCTCCATACACACCCTCACGCACCTGCGACAACTG GACGCCAGCTGCAACGACCTGCAGGCCCTACCTGCAGAGCTTGGCCAGTTGGACAGCCTGAGAGACCTGAGCCTGAGGAGGAACCAGCTCACCTCTCTGCCTGAAG AGATCTCCGAGCTGCCGCTGGTGCGCCTGGACCTGTCGTGCAACCGCATCTCCCACGTGCCCGTGTGCTACCGCCACCTGCGCCACCTGCAGAGCTTCCTGCTGGACAGCAACCCGCTGCAGCTGCCGCCCGCCCAAGTCTGCTCCAAGGGCAAGTACCACATCTTCAAGTACCTCAACATGGAGGCCTGCcggaggaaccaggaggagctggagcgccACATGAGGCCCACCGGATTCACCAGCTG cctcTCGGATCACGAGCTGTTCTCGGGTCAGTTCGGAGGCCTGGATTCCGGCTTCAACAGTGTGGACAGCGGCAGTAAAAGATGGTCCGGGAACGAG TCGGCGGACGACTTCTCCGAGCGGTCCCTCCGGGTGGCCGAGGTCAGCCGGGACCAGAAGAACCtcgctgaggaagaggaggaggaggaagaggcggaggcgCCGTCACGACCGGGGGCCCCGGCGGGTCGActcctcgcccccctccccccggtgaACGGCGAGGCAGAGCAGGTGGACTTCATCGACAGCAGCATGacggcggaggaagaggaggacgaggacaacCTCCCCACCCCTACTCTcatgtccgtatctctg ATGGAAAAGAAGGAGGCGCTGTCTGCATCCCAAACCCAGGACTCTGCTGCATCATGCAG GTCCAATCTCCGGGTGGAGTTGGGCCCCGCCTCCTCAggcccctcctccccgtccagccccaccctggaggagaagaggaggcccAACACGCTGCTCATCTGGCAGGAGAGGGAGCGCCAGCAGAGGGAGCGGGAGCGGTCCCGGGACGGCAT CTTGCTGAAGTCCTCGGCCAAAACAGGAAATCATGTGGCTTCAACACTTCAGACAGGAAACGGCACAGG TGGTGTGCAAGAGAACAGCCATCCGCCAGGCCTAAGACAACGGTGTGCA AGTGCTGAACAGATGTCTGCCATACACCCCGCCACTCCCATTCAGCGCTCTGCCAGTAGaacag ACATGCCGTCCTCCCCCAAAACCTCCCCCCCGGGTGGGCTCACCCCGAAGCCCAACAGCTTCCTCTTCCGCGCCACCTCCCGCGGGAACGTCAAGCCCAACG GTTCCTTCCAGAACCTGGGGGATTCCGGCCGGAGCGACTCCCGCACCACCCTGCGAGGGCCGAGGGAAGAGAGGCTCGACGTCTCCAAGCTACGCAAG aCTCTGGAGTCCCGTCTCAAGGTCACCCTCCCTGAGGACCTGGGAGAGGCCTTGTCCAACGGCACCGTCCTCTGCCAGCTGGCCAATCAGATCCGCCCGCGCTCCGTGGCCATCATCCACGTCCCGTCCCCCGCTGTG CCGAAGCTGAGCTCAGCCAAATGCAGACTCAACGTGGAGAACTTCATCACCGCCTGCCGCAAGCTGGGCGTCCCTGAG GAATCCATCTGTGCCGCCCAGTTGATCACCGAGGACGAGGGCTTGGCTCGGCTGGCCCACACGGTGCAGGTCTTGGTGGACCTCGCGCCGACTGCTGCCAGCCACCGCCGCGCTAGCAGACCGGAGCCGCTAGGGGCGGACAGCTAA
- the lrch4 gene encoding leucine-rich repeat and calponin homology domain-containing protein 3 isoform X4 translates to MAAGDGAQLPATIAASRSVEKALEEASASGALNLSNRKLKEFPRTARNYDLSDVTHADLSKNCLCELPEELCHFISLETLSLYHNGMRSLSSGLGNLQALTYLNLSRNLLSTLPPAVFQLPLLRVLIVSNNKLSSLPASIHTLTHLRQLDASCNDLQALPAELGQLDSLRDLSLRRNQLTSLPEEISELPLVRLDLSCNRISHVPVCYRHLRHLQSFLLDSNPLQLPPAQVCSKGKYHIFKYLNMEACRRNQEELERHMRPTGFTSCLSDHELFSGQFGGLDSGFNSVDSGSKRWSGNESADDFSERSLRVAEVSRDQKNLAEEEEEEEEAEAPSRPGAPAGRLLAPLPPVNGEAEQVDFIDSSMTAEEEEDEDNLPTPTLMSVSLMEKKEALSASQTQDSAASCSLLKSSAKTGNHVASTLQTGNGTGGVQENSHPPGLRQRCASAEQMSAIHPATPIQRSASRTDMPSSPKTSPPGGLTPKPNSFLFRATSRGNVKPNGSFQNLGDSGRSDSRTTLRGPREERLDVSKLRKTLESRLKVTLPEDLGEALSNGTVLCQLANQIRPRSVAIIHVPSPAVPKLSSAKCRLNVENFITACRKLGVPETEVCVCSDVFLCKLPAVLHSVTAMLAAAARQEGGGLEEEEGEGERPEPADGAAALPSSSPSGCSSPPPSLLSPGFLLFYCLLMVALYALYRLLV, encoded by the exons ACTTGTCCAAGAACTGCCTGTGCGAGCTGCCCGAGGAGCTGTGCCACTTCATCTCCCTGGAGACGCTCAGCCTCTACCACAATGGCATGCGCTCGCTCTCCTCCGGCCTGGGGAACCTCCAGGCCCTCACCTACCTCAACCTCAg tCGCAACCTCTTGTCCACCTTGCCCCCGGCGGTGTTCCAGCTCCCCCTGCTACGCGTGCTCATCGTCAGCAACAACAAGCTGTCGTCCCTGCCCGCCTCCATACACACCCTCACGCACCTGCGACAACTG GACGCCAGCTGCAACGACCTGCAGGCCCTACCTGCAGAGCTTGGCCAGTTGGACAGCCTGAGAGACCTGAGCCTGAGGAGGAACCAGCTCACCTCTCTGCCTGAAG AGATCTCCGAGCTGCCGCTGGTGCGCCTGGACCTGTCGTGCAACCGCATCTCCCACGTGCCCGTGTGCTACCGCCACCTGCGCCACCTGCAGAGCTTCCTGCTGGACAGCAACCCGCTGCAGCTGCCGCCCGCCCAAGTCTGCTCCAAGGGCAAGTACCACATCTTCAAGTACCTCAACATGGAGGCCTGCcggaggaaccaggaggagctggagcgccACATGAGGCCCACCGGATTCACCAGCTG cctcTCGGATCACGAGCTGTTCTCGGGTCAGTTCGGAGGCCTGGATTCCGGCTTCAACAGTGTGGACAGCGGCAGTAAAAGATGGTCCGGGAACGAG TCGGCGGACGACTTCTCCGAGCGGTCCCTCCGGGTGGCCGAGGTCAGCCGGGACCAGAAGAACCtcgctgaggaagaggaggaggaggaagaggcggaggcgCCGTCACGACCGGGGGCCCCGGCGGGTCGActcctcgcccccctccccccggtgaACGGCGAGGCAGAGCAGGTGGACTTCATCGACAGCAGCATGacggcggaggaagaggaggacgaggacaacCTCCCCACCCCTACTCTcatgtccgtatctctg ATGGAAAAGAAGGAGGCGCTGTCTGCATCCCAAACCCAGGACTCTGCTGCATCATGCAG CTTGCTGAAGTCCTCGGCCAAAACAGGAAATCATGTGGCTTCAACACTTCAGACAGGAAACGGCACAGG TGGTGTGCAAGAGAACAGCCATCCGCCAGGCCTAAGACAACGGTGTGCA AGTGCTGAACAGATGTCTGCCATACACCCCGCCACTCCCATTCAGCGCTCTGCCAGTAGaacag ACATGCCGTCCTCCCCCAAAACCTCCCCCCCGGGTGGGCTCACCCCGAAGCCCAACAGCTTCCTCTTCCGCGCCACCTCCCGCGGGAACGTCAAGCCCAACG GTTCCTTCCAGAACCTGGGGGATTCCGGCCGGAGCGACTCCCGCACCACCCTGCGAGGGCCGAGGGAAGAGAGGCTCGACGTCTCCAAGCTACGCAAG aCTCTGGAGTCCCGTCTCAAGGTCACCCTCCCTGAGGACCTGGGAGAGGCCTTGTCCAACGGCACCGTCCTCTGCCAGCTGGCCAATCAGATCCGCCCGCGCTCCGTGGCCATCATCCACGTCCCGTCCCCCGCTGTG CCGAAGCTGAGCTCAGCCAAATGCAGACTCAACGTGGAGAACTTCATCACCGCCTGCCGCAAGCTGGGCGTCCCTGAG acggaggtgtgtgtgtgctccgacGTGTTTCTGTGCAAGCTGCCCGCCGTGCTGCACAGCGTGACCGCCATgttggccgccgccgcccggcaggagggggggggtctggaggaggaagagggagagggcgagagaccgGAGCCAGCGGACGGCGCCgccgccctcccctcctcctcgccctccggCTGCTCCTCGCCGCCGCCCTCGCTGCTCTCCCCAGGCTTCCTGCTCTTCTACTGTCTGCTCATGGTCGCGCTCTACGCCCTCTACCGCCTCCTGGTGTAG
- the faah2b gene encoding fatty-acid amide hydrolase 2-B, translating into MALSLLERVQAWLFRALMGALFGLFQALSSRTCDRRKLPPIENPLLTLSAVQLARKIRRREVTSLEVVQAYIDRIQEVNPLINAMVKDRFAAALQEASQVDKLIEEETGGEEVLADRLPLLGVPLSVKESFALQGMPQTTGLVSRRGVVAVVDAPPVALLKRAGAIPLGVTNTSELCMWSESHNHLYGITRNPYDLERVPGGSSGGEGSLLASAGAVIGVGSDIGGSIRMPCFFNGIFGHKTTSGLVSSDNQHPPVSGRFEEYLSLGPMCRYAEDLLPMLQIMAGPNAHRLSLSEKVDLKKLRFFTVPHDGGSVMTSPVDSQLLQVQRQVVEQLEADLGVKVEEVMFHELRYAFQIWDTYMGLPDDEGAPPQRFGDLLGTPGHPVWPVWELVKWMVGKSDHTMAAIGLAMIEKAQPAAAPASILRHKEKLQREVEELLGADGVLLYPTHPNVAPKHHHPLFRPFDFAYTGIINILGLPVTQVPLGLSREGLPMGVQLIAGKLQDRLPLALALHLERSFGGWRDPGAK; encoded by the exons ATGGCGCTGTCCCTACTGGAGCGAGTACAGGCATGGCTGTTCAGGGCGCTCATGGGAGCCCTCTTTGGGCTTTTTCAGGCGCTTTCTTCCCGGACTTGTGACCGGAGGAAGCTTCCTCCTATTGAAAACCCGCTGCTGACCTTATCCGCGGTGCAGCTTGCGCGGAAAATTCGACGCAGAGAG GTGACCAGTCTGGAGGTAGTGCAGGCGTACATTGACCGAATCCAGGAGGTCAACCCCCTCATCAACGCTATGGTCAAAGACCG gtttGCGGCGGCCCTGCAGGAGGCCTCTCAGGTGGATAAGCTGATCGAGGAGGAgaccgggggggaggaggtcctGGCTGACCGCCTGCCCCTCCTGGGGGTCCCCCTCTCCGTCAAGGAGTCCTTCGCCCTGCAGG gcatgCCCCAGACCACGGGGCTGGTGTCCCGGCGCGGGGTGGTGGCGGTCGTGGacgccccccccgtggccctgCTGAAGCGGGCGGGGGCCATCCCCCTGGGGGTGACCAACACCAGCGAGCTCTGCATGTGGTCCGAGTCGCACAACCACCTGTACGGCATCACCAGGAACCCCTACGACCTGGAGAGGGTCCCGGGGGGCAGCTCAG GAGGTGAGGGCAGTCTGCTGGCATCGGCCGGGGCCGTGATCGGGGTGGGCTCGGACATCGGAGGCAGTATTCGTATGCCCTGCTTCTTCAACGGCATATTCGGCCATAAAACCACTTCAG gaCTGGTGTCCAGCGACAACCAGCACCCGCCCGTCTCGGGCCGCTTCGAGGAGTACCTGAGCCTGGGGCCCATGTGCCGCTACGCCGAAGACCTTCTGCCCATGCTCCAGATCATGGCCGGACCCAACGCCCACAG GCTGTCCCTCTCTGAAAAGGTGGACCTGAAGAAGTTGCGGTTCTTCACTGTCCCTCACGACGGCGGCTCAGTCATGACCTCGCCCGTGGACAGTCAGCTCCTCCAAGTtcagagacag GTGGTGGAGCAGCTGGAGGCGGACCTGGGGGTCAAGGTGGAGGAAGTGATGTTCCACGAGCTGCGCTACGCCTTCCAGATCTGGGACACCTACATGGGCCTGCCGGACGACGAGGGGGCG cctccTCAACGGTTCGGTGATTTGCTGGGCACTCCTGGGCATCCCGTGTGGCCGGTGTGGGAGCTGGTGAAATGGATGGTGGGAAAATCAGATCACACCATGGCCGCAATCG GCCTGGCCATGATTGAGAAGGCCCAGCCGGCGGCCGCCCCCGCCTCCATCCTGCGCCACAAGGAGAAGCTGCagcgggaggtggaggagctgctgggggCGGACGGGGTCCTGCTgtaccccacccaccccaacgTGGCCCCCAAGCACCACCACCCGCTCTTCAGGCCCTTCGACTTTGCCTACACCG GCATCATCAACATCCTGGGGCTGCCGGTGACCCAGGTCCCCCTGGGGCTGAGCCGGGAGGGTCTCCCCATGGGGGTACAGCTGATCGCGGGGAAGCTGCAGGACCGCCTccccctggccctggccctccACCTGGAGAGGTCCTTCGGTGGCTGGAGGGACCCGGGGGCCAAATGA